In Humulus lupulus chromosome 6, drHumLupu1.1, whole genome shotgun sequence, a single genomic region encodes these proteins:
- the LOC133785378 gene encoding uncharacterized protein LOC133785378, which translates to MLKRFNKEEVGDVVLKYREAKEDFSRAQEALAANPTDLSLHHLASQAQHKVLVLQICYASYLKQQSKINWLKFNDENSKFFHAFMRKRKVDNRITSFSIGGIIEEDYPKVVEHFLSHFKNFMGKRSWTSKEIDSNCISQGNRLSVDLQVSLVRPFTKRDVRKALFSIHSCKSPGLDGFGSGFFKGLWSDIGDEISTAVLEFFQGGYLPKELNETDLLKGYTRKNISARCLMKIDLSKVYDNVDWLFVGDLLKQLYFPSRFIGWILACLKGTNYNLLMNGRIQGSFKGEKGLRQGDPMSPLLFVIVMEYLTRLLAYYSDKKGFGFHPLCKHIRLTNLCFADDLIMFCKGNVSSVRKIHEAFTVFCDSTGLSANKSKSHIYFGGVKDPIKAQILEMLQMEEGSFPLSYLGVHLRPTKWKASDCGVILDKLNKKLNCWASRNLSFAGRAQLIHSVLLGIRNFWMSIFILPSKITAAIDKSCRDFLWGSIGNRSKLHLPSWEKVCLPKKLGGVGFREGKKWNMALMANFIWAISSKQDCLWVKWISSIYLKDFDIWKVPISPDMCWYVKKLLRLRQVIDEGCLQQAVKGGKVSIKHVYSSLISATSVGYADTVWNKLIVPKHRFFYWQIFNRQLLTRDHLSRFLTLTSALCPVCESDLETHSHLFMECIFSRKVFEEIGKWLGYFHWPDSNGCIFDSACKMASRLSMDIKDSVKHRVLSLGTLSHRKKDMYFRMVVESW; encoded by the exons ATGCTGAAAAGGTTCAACAAGGAGGAGGTTGGTGATGTTGTCTTGAAGTACAGGGAGGCTAAGGAGGACTTTAGTAGAGCTCAGGAGGCTTTGGCAGCTAACCCGACTGATCTGTCTCTGCACCATTTAGCTTCTCAAGCTCAACACAAAGTTTTAGTATTGCAGATCTGTTATGCTAGTTATCTTAAACAGCAGAGTAAGATTAATTGGCTCAAGTTTAATGATGAAAATTCGAAATTCTTTCATGCGTTTATGAGGAAGAGGAAGGTTGATAATAGAATTACTTCCTTCTCTATTGGAGGCATCATAGAAGAAGATTATCCTAAAGTGGTTGAGCACTTTCTTTCCCACTTTAAGAATTTTATGGGGAAGAGAAGTTGGACTTCTAAGGAGATTGACAGTAACTGTATTAGCCAGGGTAATCGGTTGTCTGTAGACCTGCAAGTCAGTTTAGTGAGACCTTTTACCAAAAGAGATGTGAGGAAGGCTCTTTTTAGCATTCACTCCTGTAAAAGTCCTGGTTTGGATGGATTTGGCTCGGGTTTCTTTAAGGGGTTATGGTCAGATATTGGAGATGAAATTTCCACTGCTGTGTTGGAATTTTTTCAGGGTGGGTACTTGCCGAAGGAGCTGAATGAAACT GATCTCCTTAAGGGATACACTAGAAAGAATATTTCAGCCAGGTGCTTAATGAAGATTGATCTGAGTAAGGTGTATGACAATGTTGATTGGCTTTTTGTGGGAGATTTGCTTAAGCAACTTTACTTCCCTTCTAGATTTATTGGCTGGATTCTAGCTTGCTTAAAGGGTACCAACTATAATCTGTTAATGAATGGGAGAATTCAGGGCTCTTTCAAAGGGGAAAAAGGCCTTCGGCAAGGGGACCCTATGTCTCCTCTTTTGTTTGTGATAGTTATGGAGTACCTTACTCGCCTTTTAGCGTATTACTCTGATAAAAAAGGCTTTGGTTTTCATCCTTTGTGCAAGCATATTAGGTTAACTAACCTTTGTTTCGCAGACGATTTGATCATGTTCTGTAAAGGGAATGTCAGTTCAGTGAGGAAGATTCATGAGGCTTTCACTGTGTTTTGTGATTCTACTGGGCTTTCTGCGAATAAATCTAAATCCCATATCTATTTTGGAGGGGTTAAAGATCCCATCAAAGCGCAGATTCTTGAGATGTTGCAAATGGAAGAAGGATCCTTTCCGCTGAGTTACTTGGGGGTTCACCTTCGACCTACTAAGTGGAAAGCTTCAGATTGTGGGGTGATTCTGGATAAGTTGAATAAGAAGCTTAATTGTTGGGCGAGTAGAAATTTGTCTTTTGCTGGTCGGGCTCAACTTATTCACTCAGTCCTGCTTGGCATTAGGAATTTTTGGATGAGTATATTTATTCTTCCGTCCAAAATCACTGCTGCCATTGATAAAAGTTGTCGGGATTTTTTGTGGGGTTCTATTGGGAATAGAAGCAAGTTGCATCTCCCTTCTTGGGAAAAGGTTTGTCTCCCTAAAAAACTGGGTGGTGTTGGCTTCCGTGAAGGTAAGAAATGGAACATGGCGTTGATGGCTAACTTCATTTGGGCGATATCTTCAAAACAAGACTGCCTTTGGGTTAAATGGATTAGTTCCATTTATCTGAAGGATTTTGACATTTGGAAAGTTCCTATTAGTCCGGATATGTGCTGGTATGTTAAGAAGTTGTTGAGGCTTAGACAAGTCATTGATGAGGGATGCTTGCAGCAAGCTGTTAAGGGAGGTAAAGTTAGTATCAAACATGTTTATTCCTCTCTTATTTCTGCTACCTCTGTGGGTTATGCTGATACTGTGTGGAACAAGCTTATTGTGCCCAAACATAGATTCTTTTACTGGCAGATATTCAACAGGCAACTTCTTACAAGAGATCACCTGAGCCGATTCTTGACTTTAACATCTGCTCTCTGCCCTGTTTGTGAGTCTGATTTAGAAACCCATAGCCATCTGTTCATGGAGTGCATCTTCTCCAGGAAAGTTTTTGAGGAGATTGGTAAGTGGTTGGGGTATTTCCACTGGCCAGATTC GAATGGTTGTATTTTCGATTCTGCTTGTAAAATGGCCAGTAGATTAAGTATGGATATCAAGGATTCGGTTAAGCATAGAGTGTTGAGCTTGGGTACTCTTTCTCATAGGAAAAAGGATATGTACTTTCGTATGGTTGTTGAGAGCTGGTAG